The genomic region TGGGCTCGTGCATGATGACCATCATGGGCATCGTGGCGGAGCGGCAGGGCCTGGACCTGACCGGCGTGACGTACGACGTGACCAAGCACATGGCCGCCGAACCCCGCCGCATCCGGCAGATTGACGTGCACTTCCGGCTACCAGCCACGCTCAGCGAAAAAGAGCGCACCATCCTCGAAAATGCAGCCCGCACCTGCCCGGTGGCGCTAAGTCTCAACCCTGAAATCGAACAGGATGTTCAGTTCTTCTACGAGAACTAGCACCTGACCAAATAGCCCGTCATGCAGAGCGGAGCGAAGCATCTCGCCAGTGTGGTAAACTCGTTTACTACACTGGCGAGATGCTTCGCTCCGCTCTGCATGACGGGCTTTCGGGCTTAGCCGGTTACGGCCTGCTTCACGTCGGCAAGGCGGATGCCCATGTGGGAAGCGTCGTAGCGGCACTCACCGTCCTGGATGAGCAGCAACTGCGGCGACTCGTGCTGCACGCTGAACTTCTGGGCAATTTCCTGCGAGATGGGCCGGAAGCGCAGCAAATCGAGGTAATAGATTTTCACGTTGTCGAGGCCAGCGTCGGCCCACTGGCGCTCAATCTTGCCTTTGGCGGCGGCGCTGATGGAGCAGGTGGTGCTGTGCTTGAAGATGATAACCGGCTGCTGCTGCGA from Hymenobacter canadensis harbors:
- a CDS encoding OsmC family protein translates to MSTATARYAGNLRTEATHTASGTTILTDAPTDNHGRGEAFSPTDLVSAALGSCMMTIMGIVAERQGLDLTGVTYDVTKHMAAEPRRIRQIDVHFRLPATLSEKERTILENAARTCPVALSLNPEIEQDVQFFYEN
- the ytxJ gene encoding bacillithiol system redox-active protein YtxJ; this encodes MTPWQPLTQSEQLLDIVRESQQQPVIIFKHSTTCSISAAAKGKIERQWADAGLDNVKIYYLDLLRFRPISQEIAQKFSVQHESPQLLLIQDGECRYDASHMGIRLADVKQAVTG